In Kitasatospora viridis, the following are encoded in one genomic region:
- a CDS encoding MFS transporter codes for MSETGTLRPAPAGPPSAGPALRTTPFGAVIASVVLVELSSGITQGFLSPLLNGLTGALHVSAADLNWISIANLLASVAFTPVLSRMGDLYGHRRVLRWNLAIVLLGSVLVGLSRSFGLLLAGQLLQGAFAGFFPLLVGILRNRTRRHGDGGDGESRRGISLMVAGLTAGVALGLVASGLLARSSASPTAALWVPTAAVGLALAVSWPLLPESAHRPGGRVDWAGGALLCAGLVAIMLGLGQGGAPGWAWTSPRTFGCLLGGALVTALWVLVELRTAEPMIDVRLFRHRNVVVVSLVALTFTFGMLGLLVANPVFLGTAKAEAGYGLGLDPLGISLAMLPNMLALTLGALLAPALARAITDRWVLLAGSLLMAAGYAVEFASHAALVPFLTATAVAGLGSGLLQHATRALAVEAVPPEQTSVGSGINELLINVGGSIGAAVVLAIFAARTPAGQALPRIGAYTDSWLVCAAVALAGAAISLCYRGAKK; via the coding sequence ATGTCCGAGACCGGCACCCTCAGACCCGCGCCCGCCGGGCCGCCGTCCGCCGGGCCCGCGCTCCGCACCACCCCGTTCGGCGCCGTGATCGCCTCGGTGGTGCTGGTGGAGCTCTCCAGCGGCATCACCCAGGGCTTCCTCTCCCCGCTGCTCAACGGCCTGACCGGCGCGCTGCACGTGTCGGCGGCCGACCTGAACTGGATCAGCATCGCCAACCTGCTGGCCAGCGTGGCCTTCACCCCGGTGCTCTCCCGGATGGGCGACCTGTACGGGCACCGCCGGGTGCTGCGCTGGAACCTGGCGATCGTGCTGCTCGGCTCGGTGCTGGTCGGGCTGAGCCGCTCGTTCGGGCTGCTGCTGGCCGGGCAGCTGCTCCAGGGCGCGTTCGCCGGCTTCTTCCCGCTGCTGGTCGGCATCCTGCGCAACCGCACCCGGCGGCACGGTGACGGCGGCGACGGGGAGAGCCGACGGGGCATCAGCCTGATGGTCGCCGGGCTGACCGCGGGCGTCGCCCTCGGTCTGGTGGCCAGCGGCCTGCTCGCCCGCTCCTCGGCGAGCCCGACGGCCGCGCTCTGGGTGCCGACGGCCGCCGTCGGTCTGGCCCTGGCGGTCTCCTGGCCGCTGCTGCCGGAGTCGGCGCACCGGCCCGGCGGGCGGGTGGACTGGGCCGGTGGCGCGCTGCTCTGCGCCGGCCTGGTCGCGATCATGCTGGGCCTGGGGCAGGGCGGCGCGCCGGGCTGGGCGTGGACCTCGCCCCGCACGTTCGGCTGTCTGCTCGGCGGCGCGCTGGTGACGGCGCTGTGGGTGCTGGTGGAGCTGCGGACCGCCGAGCCGATGATCGACGTGCGGCTGTTCCGGCACCGCAACGTCGTGGTGGTCTCGCTGGTGGCGCTGACCTTCACCTTCGGGATGCTCGGGCTGCTGGTCGCCAACCCGGTCTTCCTGGGGACGGCGAAGGCCGAGGCCGGCTACGGGCTGGGCCTGGACCCGCTGGGGATCAGCCTGGCGATGCTGCCCAACATGCTGGCGCTGACCCTGGGCGCGCTGCTGGCGCCCGCGCTGGCCCGGGCGATCACCGACCGCTGGGTGCTGCTGGCCGGCTCGCTGCTGATGGCCGCCGGCTACGCCGTGGAGTTCGCCTCGCACGCCGCGCTGGTGCCGTTCCTGACCGCGACCGCCGTGGCGGGCCTGGGCAGCGGCCTGCTCCAGCACGCCACCCGGGCGCTGGCCGTGGAGGCGGTGCCGCCGGAGCAGACCTCGGTCGGGTCCGGCATCAACGAGCTGCTGATCAACGTCGGCGGGTCGATCGGCGCCGCCGTGGTGCTGGCGATCTTCGCCGCCCGGACCCCGGCCGGGCAGGCGCTGCCCCGGATCGGCGCCTACACCGACTCCTGGCTGGTCTGCGCCGCCGTCGCGCTGGCCGGTGCCGCGATCTCCCTCTGCTACCGAGGAGCGAAGAAGTGA
- a CDS encoding SDR family NAD(P)-dependent oxidoreductase: MTTDHLTPAQSDWTGRTVLVTGAEGFIGSTLVDLLVARGARVRALVHYKPYAERGYLARYLADPDGPVEMLAGDVRDAGRVLDAVAGCDTVFHLAALIGIPYSYLAPEAYVQTNVTGTQHVAAACLRHGARLVHTSTSEVYGTAITAPIDEHHPLQPQSPYSASKIGADMLALSYWHAFELPVSVVRPFNTYGPRQSARAVIPTVLAQLHSGAREIRLGSTSPTRDFTYATDTAEGFLAVAAADRTLGEVVNLGTGTEISIGDLARALIAASGREAEVVVDPSRLRPGASEVERLLSDNRKARELAGWQPRVSLLEGLRRTSDWVAENLHLLAPDRYQV, translated from the coding sequence ATGACCACCGATCACCTGACCCCCGCTCAGAGCGACTGGACCGGCCGCACCGTGCTGGTGACCGGCGCCGAGGGCTTCATCGGCAGCACCCTGGTGGACCTGCTGGTCGCCCGGGGCGCCCGGGTGCGCGCCCTGGTGCACTACAAGCCCTACGCCGAGCGCGGCTACCTGGCCCGCTACCTGGCCGACCCGGACGGCCCGGTGGAGATGCTGGCCGGCGACGTGCGGGACGCCGGCCGGGTGCTGGACGCGGTGGCCGGCTGCGACACCGTCTTCCACCTGGCCGCGCTGATCGGCATCCCGTACAGCTACCTGGCGCCCGAGGCGTACGTGCAGACCAATGTGACGGGTACTCAGCACGTCGCGGCGGCCTGCCTGCGGCACGGGGCCCGGCTGGTGCACACCTCCACCAGCGAGGTGTACGGGACGGCGATCACCGCGCCGATCGACGAGCACCACCCGCTGCAGCCGCAGTCCCCGTACTCGGCCTCGAAGATCGGCGCGGACATGCTGGCGCTCTCCTACTGGCACGCCTTCGAGCTGCCGGTCTCGGTGGTGCGCCCGTTCAACACCTACGGGCCGCGCCAGTCGGCCCGCGCCGTGATCCCCACCGTGCTCGCCCAACTTCACTCCGGCGCACGGGAGATCAGGCTCGGCTCGACCTCCCCGACCCGCGACTTCACGTACGCGACCGACACCGCCGAGGGCTTCCTCGCGGTCGCCGCCGCCGACCGCACCCTCGGCGAGGTGGTCAACCTCGGCACCGGGACCGAGATCTCGATCGGCGACCTGGCCCGCGCCCTGATCGCCGCCTCCGGCCGGGAGGCGGAGGTGGTGGTCGACCCGAGCCGCCTGCGGCCCGGCGCCAGCGAGGTGGAGCGCCTGCTCTCCGACAACCGCAAGGCCCGCGAACTGGCGGGCTGGCAGCCCCGGGTGAGCCTGCTGGAGGGGCTGCGCCGCACCTCGGACTGGGTGGCCGAGAACCTGCACCTGCTCGCGCCGGACCGCTACCAGGTCTGA
- a CDS encoding M20 family metallopeptidase: MTTPEADVLDGLRDRSRAVLTKRQDEVLGLSHSLHAEPELAYQEHRSARKITDLLERAGFAVTRGVGGLATAFTATAGGGELVVGICVEYDALPGIGHACGHNVNAAAAVSAGLALAPVAEQLGITVKLIGTPAEESGGGKVDLLRGGVFDDVAAAMMSHAGPDDSIGMSSLAISSLRVGYTGRAAHAAAMPHRGINAADALMIAQVAIAAYRQQLVPGAVVSGIVTSAGDAANVIPARAGAEYDCRARTAEELAELQARVRACFEAGALATGAELAIETVGNDYADLRQDLAMCRSYQAAAQALGRTVPQQDPGALGGSTDMGNVSHLVPSIHPMIGYACGDTIMHNPEFTRFGVSAGADRAVLDAGLAMAWTAADLALDPAHRASLLARLAAR, from the coding sequence GTGACCACCCCCGAAGCCGACGTCCTCGACGGGCTGCGCGACCGCTCCCGCGCCGTTCTGACGAAGCGTCAGGACGAGGTGCTCGGGCTCAGCCACAGCCTGCACGCCGAGCCCGAACTCGCCTACCAGGAGCACCGGTCCGCCCGGAAGATCACCGACCTGCTGGAGCGCGCCGGCTTCGCGGTGACACGCGGAGTGGGCGGGCTGGCGACCGCGTTCACCGCCACGGCGGGCGGCGGCGAGCTGGTGGTCGGGATCTGCGTCGAGTACGACGCGCTGCCGGGCATCGGCCACGCCTGCGGGCACAACGTCAACGCGGCCGCCGCCGTCTCGGCCGGTCTCGCGCTGGCCCCGGTGGCCGAGCAGCTCGGCATCACCGTCAAGCTGATCGGCACGCCCGCGGAGGAGTCCGGCGGCGGCAAGGTGGACCTGCTGCGCGGCGGCGTCTTCGACGACGTGGCGGCGGCAATGATGTCGCACGCCGGGCCCGACGACTCGATCGGCATGAGCTCACTGGCCATCAGCAGCCTGCGGGTCGGCTACACCGGCCGGGCCGCGCACGCCGCCGCGATGCCGCACCGGGGGATCAACGCCGCCGACGCGCTGATGATCGCCCAGGTCGCGATCGCCGCCTATCGGCAGCAGCTGGTGCCCGGCGCGGTGGTCTCGGGCATCGTCACCTCGGCGGGCGACGCGGCCAACGTGATCCCGGCCCGGGCGGGCGCCGAGTACGACTGCCGGGCCCGGACCGCCGAGGAGCTGGCCGAGTTGCAGGCCCGGGTGCGGGCCTGCTTCGAGGCGGGCGCGCTGGCCACGGGGGCGGAGCTGGCGATCGAGACGGTCGGCAACGACTACGCCGACCTGCGGCAGGACCTGGCGATGTGCCGCAGCTACCAGGCCGCCGCCCAGGCCCTGGGCCGGACCGTCCCGCAGCAGGACCCCGGCGCGCTCGGCGGCTCGACCGACATGGGCAACGTGTCCCACCTGGTGCCCTCGATCCACCCGATGATCGGCTACGCCTGCGGCGACACCATCATGCACAACCCGGAGTTCACCAGGTTCGGCGTCTCGGCCGGGGCCGACCGGGCCGTCCTGGACGCCGGGCTGGCGATGGCCTGGACGGCCGCCGACCTGGCGCTCGACCCGGCTCACCGGGCCTCGCTGCTGGCCCGCCTCGCCGCGCGCTGA
- the sigJ gene encoding RNA polymerase sigma factor SigJ, whose translation MLLTADDVERFEGFRPRLEAIAYRMLGSASEAEDAAQETFLRWQAAEVGLIAVPEAWLTKVVTNLCLNQLGSARARREMPMGEWLPEPLFAGDPMLGPSETAEQRESVSFAVMVLLERLAPNERAVYVLREAFDYSHREIAGILDISESASQQLYHRAKKHVTDGRVRAEIEEEAARRVVEEFLAAATSGRTEPLVKLLTSDVTAIGDGGGKIPVRARAVQGAVEVAKFMRGLFTPGAAKRALTGGSVGLFVSEVNGAPGVVAVVGGQVVGVMCLEVTGEGIATFRNQVDPAKLERASVQWAASDHGEPLFMAL comes from the coding sequence ATGCTTCTGACTGCGGACGACGTTGAGCGGTTCGAGGGCTTCCGGCCGCGCCTGGAGGCGATCGCCTACCGGATGCTCGGGTCCGCGAGCGAGGCGGAGGACGCGGCGCAGGAGACGTTCCTGCGGTGGCAGGCGGCCGAGGTCGGGCTGATCGCGGTGCCGGAGGCGTGGTTGACCAAGGTGGTGACCAACCTGTGCCTCAACCAGCTCGGTTCGGCGCGGGCGCGGCGCGAGATGCCGATGGGGGAGTGGCTGCCCGAGCCGCTGTTCGCGGGGGACCCGATGCTGGGGCCGAGCGAGACGGCCGAGCAGCGGGAGTCGGTGTCCTTCGCGGTGATGGTGCTGTTGGAGCGGCTGGCGCCCAACGAGCGGGCGGTGTACGTGCTGCGCGAGGCGTTCGACTACTCGCACCGGGAGATCGCCGGGATCCTGGACATCTCCGAGAGCGCCAGCCAGCAGCTCTACCACCGGGCGAAGAAGCACGTGACGGACGGCAGGGTGCGGGCCGAGATCGAGGAGGAGGCCGCCCGGCGGGTGGTCGAGGAGTTCCTCGCGGCCGCCACCAGTGGCCGGACCGAGCCGCTGGTGAAGCTGCTGACCTCGGACGTCACCGCGATCGGCGACGGCGGTGGGAAGATCCCGGTCCGCGCCCGGGCGGTGCAGGGGGCGGTCGAGGTGGCGAAGTTCATGCGGGGCCTGTTCACCCCGGGGGCGGCCAAGCGCGCGCTGACCGGCGGGTCGGTCGGGCTGTTCGTGAGCGAGGTGAACGGCGCGCCCGGCGTCGTCGCGGTGGTCGGCGGCCAGGTGGTCGGCGTGATGTGCCTGGAGGTCACGGGCGAGGGCATCGCCACGTTCCGCAACCAGGTGGACCCGGCCAAGCTGGAGCGGGCGAGCGTGCAGTGGGCGGCGTCGGACCACGGGGAGCCGCTGTTCATGGCCCTCTGA
- a CDS encoding response regulator transcription factor: protein MSSGQSGQSGQRVLVVDDDPEVRAAVEDGLAVEGYLVRGAADGLAALTEVAGWQPDAMVLDLLMPALDGLAVCRRLRALGDRLPILVLTARDSVSDRVDGLDAGADDYLVKPFALDELTARLRALLRRTAPAAEQPEYRFDDLAVDPVTRTGHRAGRPVEFSRTEFALLEVLLQHPGQVLPREVIMERVWGADFGPDSNSLAVYVGYLRRKLEAGGEPRLVQTVHGVGYRLDRG from the coding sequence ATGAGCAGCGGGCAGAGCGGACAGAGCGGACAGAGGGTGCTGGTCGTCGACGACGACCCGGAGGTGCGCGCGGCCGTCGAGGACGGTCTGGCGGTCGAGGGCTACCTGGTGCGCGGCGCGGCCGACGGGCTGGCCGCACTGACCGAGGTGGCCGGCTGGCAGCCCGACGCGATGGTGCTCGACCTGCTGATGCCCGCGCTCGACGGCCTGGCGGTCTGCCGGCGCCTGCGGGCGCTCGGCGACCGGCTGCCGATCCTGGTGCTGACCGCCCGCGACTCGGTCAGCGACCGGGTCGACGGCCTGGACGCCGGCGCCGACGACTACCTGGTCAAGCCGTTCGCGCTGGACGAACTGACCGCCCGGCTGCGCGCCCTGCTGCGCCGCACCGCCCCGGCTGCCGAGCAGCCCGAGTACCGGTTCGACGACCTCGCGGTGGACCCGGTGACCCGCACCGGCCACCGGGCCGGGCGCCCGGTGGAGTTCTCCCGCACCGAGTTCGCCCTGCTGGAGGTGCTGCTCCAGCACCCGGGCCAGGTGCTGCCGCGCGAGGTGATCATGGAGCGGGTCTGGGGCGCCGACTTCGGCCCGGACTCCAACTCGCTCGCCGTGTACGTGGGTTACCTGCGCCGCAAGCTGGAGGCGGGCGGGGAGCCGCGGCTGGTGCAGACCGTGCACGGGGTGGGCTACCGGCTGGACCGCGGATGA
- a CDS encoding NAD(P)/FAD-dependent oxidoreductase → MNKHRVIVLGAGYAGAVAAGRLAKRVHGEDVSITLVNAEPDFVERVRLHQLAVGQELPARPFAEMFAGTGVELRLGRVTAVDVDRRTVAVGVGGEADGVEELAYDTLVYALGSGWDDHGVPGVKEHAHEIASRPGALRLRERLARLAAGESVVVVGGGLTGVEAATEIAEARPDLRVTLAVRGELGDWLGPKAQQYLRKVVDGLGITALERTSVTGVEADRVTTADGAGIPAAVTVWNAGFAVNPIVAATTLELADGGRIVVDETMRSLSHPDVYAVGDAALAAGPGGKPLRMSCASGVPTAWQAADAIAARLTGGKLPKVPIRYFNQCVSLGRKAGLIQYVTADDRSVRAALTGRFAARYKELVCKSAVWGVTHPTMGMPARRRRVAPQRAAQPGAAAGLAATPR, encoded by the coding sequence ATGAACAAGCACCGCGTGATCGTCCTCGGAGCCGGGTACGCCGGAGCGGTCGCCGCCGGGCGGCTCGCCAAGCGGGTGCACGGCGAGGACGTCTCGATCACCCTCGTCAACGCCGAGCCCGACTTCGTCGAGCGGGTCCGGCTGCACCAGCTGGCGGTCGGCCAGGAGCTCCCGGCCCGGCCGTTCGCCGAGATGTTCGCGGGCACCGGCGTCGAGCTCCGGCTCGGCCGGGTCACCGCAGTGGACGTGGACCGCCGGACCGTCGCCGTCGGAGTGGGTGGAGAGGCGGACGGCGTCGAGGAGCTCGCGTACGACACCCTGGTGTACGCGCTCGGCAGCGGCTGGGACGACCACGGCGTGCCCGGCGTCAAGGAGCACGCCCACGAGATCGCGAGCCGGCCCGGTGCACTGCGGCTGCGCGAGCGGCTGGCCCGGCTGGCGGCCGGTGAGTCGGTGGTCGTGGTCGGCGGCGGCCTGACCGGGGTGGAGGCCGCGACCGAGATCGCCGAGGCGCGGCCGGACCTGCGGGTCACCCTCGCCGTGCGCGGCGAGCTCGGCGACTGGCTCGGGCCCAAGGCCCAGCAGTACCTGCGCAAGGTGGTCGACGGGCTCGGCATCACCGCGCTCGAACGCACCAGCGTGACCGGCGTCGAGGCCGACCGCGTGACCACCGCCGACGGCGCCGGCATCCCGGCCGCGGTCACGGTGTGGAACGCCGGCTTCGCCGTGAACCCGATCGTGGCGGCCACCACCCTCGAACTCGCCGACGGCGGCCGGATCGTGGTCGACGAGACGATGCGCTCGCTCTCGCACCCGGACGTGTACGCCGTCGGCGACGCGGCGCTGGCGGCCGGGCCCGGTGGCAAGCCGCTGCGGATGTCCTGCGCCTCGGGCGTGCCGACCGCCTGGCAGGCCGCCGACGCGATCGCGGCCCGGCTGACCGGCGGGAAGCTGCCGAAGGTGCCGATCCGCTACTTCAACCAGTGCGTCTCGCTGGGCCGCAAGGCGGGCCTGATCCAGTACGTCACCGCCGACGACCGCTCCGTGCGGGCCGCGCTGACCGGCCGGTTCGCCGCCCGCTACAAGGAGTTGGTCTGCAAGAGCGCGGTCTGGGGCGTCACCCACCCGACCATGGGCATGCCCGCCCGGCGCCGCCGGGTGGCGCCGCAGCGGGCCGCCCAGCCGGGTGCGGCCGCCGGGTTGGCGGCCACCCCGCGCTGA
- a CDS encoding UDP-N-acetylglucosamine--N-acetylmuramyl-(pentapeptide) pyrophosphoryl-undecaprenol N-acetylglucosamine transferase, with protein sequence MRTEQSSPTRPGNPGTPGRPLSVVIGAGGTGGHIYPGLALAEALRRADPAAEISFVGTERGLETSLIPAAGFRLHTVDMIPFDAALGLRRYLLPAALLRSGVRCREILREQGAQVAVGMGGYPSAPVIVGAQLAGLPSVVHESNAVPGRANRFAARLTPHIALAFDRTRAHLPSGRSAETVGMPLVGAVARLDRAALRAEARRHFGVPDHARLLVFNGGSLGAARLTAAALELAARWRHRADRLLLVKTGPAAFEEVRERLAGNPVARAVPYLDRMDLAYAAADLMVCRAGSATVAELSSLRMPAVLVPYPHAPHDHQTHNARVLADPGAGLLLPDGECTGERLAALVEPLLADPARLAAMSRAAEPGTHARAADLLAAKVLDLAAEAPLTNLNSWRTA encoded by the coding sequence ATGCGGACAGAACAGAGCAGTCCCACTCGTCCCGGCAATCCCGGCACTCCCGGCAGACCCCTGTCGGTGGTGATCGGCGCGGGCGGCACCGGTGGACACATCTACCCGGGCCTGGCGCTCGCCGAGGCCCTGCGCCGGGCCGACCCGGCGGCCGAGATCTCCTTCGTGGGCACCGAGCGCGGCCTGGAGACCAGCCTGATCCCCGCGGCCGGCTTCCGGCTGCACACCGTGGACATGATCCCGTTCGACGCGGCGCTCGGCCTGCGCCGCTACCTGCTGCCGGCCGCGCTGCTGCGCTCGGGCGTCCGCTGCCGGGAGATCCTGCGGGAGCAGGGCGCGCAGGTGGCGGTCGGCATGGGCGGCTACCCGAGCGCGCCGGTGATCGTCGGCGCGCAGCTGGCCGGCCTGCCCAGCGTGGTGCACGAGTCCAACGCGGTGCCCGGGCGGGCCAACCGGTTCGCCGCCCGGCTCACCCCGCACATCGCGCTCGCCTTCGACCGCACCCGGGCCCACCTGCCGTCCGGCCGCTCGGCCGAGACCGTCGGCATGCCGCTGGTCGGCGCGGTGGCCCGGCTGGACCGGGCCGCGCTGCGGGCCGAGGCCCGCCGCCACTTCGGGGTGCCCGACCACGCCCGGCTGCTGGTCTTCAACGGCGGCAGCCTGGGCGCGGCCCGGCTCACCGCGGCCGCCCTGGAGCTGGCGGCGCGCTGGCGCCACCGGGCCGACCGGCTGCTGTTGGTGAAGACGGGCCCGGCCGCCTTCGAGGAGGTGCGGGAGCGGCTGGCCGGCAACCCGGTGGCGCGCGCCGTGCCGTACCTGGACCGGATGGACCTGGCCTACGCGGCCGCCGACCTGATGGTCTGCCGGGCCGGCTCGGCCACCGTCGCGGAGCTGTCCAGCCTGCGGATGCCCGCCGTGCTGGTGCCCTACCCGCACGCGCCGCACGACCACCAGACCCACAACGCCCGGGTGCTCGCCGACCCCGGTGCCGGCCTGCTGCTGCCGGACGGCGAGTGCACCGGCGAGCGGCTCGCCGCCCTCGTCGAGCCGCTGCTCGCCGATCCCGCCCGGCTGGCCGCGATGTCCCGCGCGGCCGAGCCCGGCACCCACGCCCGCGCGGCCGACCTGCTCGCCGCCAAGGTGCTCGACCTGGCGGCCGAGGCGCCGCTGACCAACCTGAACTCCTGGAGGACCGCATGA
- a CDS encoding sensor histidine kinase produces MSGRAARRPGPRPSAHARWRRRRPLRTRLALACTAAVALVAVGISAAAFNVVRYELDHQLDLHLTQQATLVQQQHRDEGPQVVYGECDFLAAPACAQIVPADPAHDVPFLLPVTAATRQVADRQRSGYFTDLTISGHPARMLTTPMTAAQPGTRQAVQVALRSDSVQEGVRQAGELMAVVAAVGVLLAGALGYAVARTALAPVARLTRTAERIADTRDAGLRIELPPGRREDELTSLAASFNTMLGELEQSVAAQRRLVADASHELRTPLTALRTNAELLAKADRLTDAQRDRAAAGLRRQLREVTGMVNDLIELARDEEPQPLLEEVRLGALVEHCVAAARGHWPATAFALADDSAQRSVPGVPARLARLVSNLLDNAAKFSPPGGEVEVRLTAGLELTVRDHGPGIAAEDLPYVFDRFYRASAARALPGSGLGLAMARQIAQAHGATLTAEAAPGGGALFRLRWPG; encoded by the coding sequence ATGAGCGGGCGAGCCGCCCGGCGCCCGGGCCCGCGCCCGAGCGCGCACGCCCGGTGGCGCCGCCGCCGGCCACTGCGCACCCGGCTGGCGCTGGCCTGCACGGCCGCCGTCGCGCTGGTCGCGGTCGGGATCAGCGCCGCCGCCTTCAACGTGGTCCGCTACGAACTCGACCACCAGCTCGACCTGCACCTCACCCAGCAGGCCACCCTGGTCCAGCAGCAGCACCGGGACGAGGGCCCGCAGGTGGTCTACGGCGAGTGCGACTTCCTCGCCGCACCCGCCTGCGCCCAGATCGTGCCGGCCGACCCGGCCCACGACGTCCCGTTCCTGCTGCCGGTCACCGCGGCCACCCGCCAGGTCGCCGACCGGCAGCGGTCCGGCTACTTCACCGACCTGACCATCAGCGGCCACCCCGCCCGGATGCTCACCACGCCGATGACCGCCGCGCAGCCCGGCACCCGGCAGGCCGTGCAGGTCGCGCTGCGCTCCGACTCGGTGCAGGAGGGGGTGCGGCAGGCCGGCGAGCTGATGGCGGTCGTCGCGGCCGTCGGCGTGCTGCTGGCCGGCGCGCTCGGCTACGCCGTCGCCCGCACCGCGCTCGCCCCGGTGGCCCGGCTCACCCGCACCGCCGAGCGGATCGCCGACACCCGGGACGCCGGCCTGCGGATCGAACTGCCGCCCGGCCGCCGGGAGGACGAACTCACCAGCCTGGCAGCCAGTTTCAACACCATGCTCGGTGAGCTGGAGCAATCCGTGGCCGCCCAGCGCCGATTGGTCGCTGACGCCTCGCACGAGCTGCGCACCCCGCTGACGGCGCTGCGCACCAATGCCGAACTGCTGGCCAAGGCCGACAGGTTGACGGATGCTCAGCGCGACCGGGCGGCGGCCGGGCTGCGCCGGCAGCTGCGCGAGGTCACCGGCATGGTCAACGACCTGATCGAGCTGGCCCGGGACGAGGAGCCGCAGCCGCTGCTCGAAGAGGTGCGGCTCGGCGCGCTGGTCGAGCACTGCGTGGCCGCGGCCCGCGGCCACTGGCCGGCCACCGCCTTCGCCCTGGCGGACGACTCGGCGCAGCGCTCGGTGCCCGGCGTGCCGGCCCGGCTCGCCCGGCTGGTCTCCAACCTGCTCGACAACGCCGCCAAGTTCAGCCCGCCGGGCGGAGAGGTCGAGGTGCGGCTCACCGCCGGCCTGGAGCTGACGGTCCGTGACCACGGGCCGGGCATCGCCGCCGAGGACCTGCCGTACGTCTTCGACCGCTTCTACCGGGCCTCCGCCGCGCGCGCCCTGCCGGGCTCCGGGCTCGGGCTCGCGATGGCCCGGCAGATCGCGCAGGCGCACGGCGCGACGCTCACCGCCGAGGCGGCGCCGGGCGGCGGGGCGCTGTTCCGGCTGCGCTGGCCGGGGTGA
- a CDS encoding Lrp/AsnC family transcriptional regulator: MTTEPAEPGIRPGADGATGLPVLDPLDHAILRTLHRDPRAPFAQIAAATGVHERTIARRLERMTATGEVRFTASLLSEHLGEGSTVELAVRCAPGRLHETALALARRPDTRSVEVATGSLDAYAELTVPSPEHLLAVVDGSIGRLDGVLGVHSSVVLRLLLTASDWAPYDEEPTPVRRRLAQGQPAPEPITVDELDRQLVRLLQDDARMSTTALARALSVGETTARRRLTRLMASHVLHLRLHAEPAILGYPVEARFRLTVTPRGLDAALRRLAAEPAVRQLVTTTGASNLLGYSSHRTPAELDGFTARALADLDGVLGVETALLMRTYKRGWVAGPGPRDRPGAGRAPAPLSSRM, encoded by the coding sequence GTGACCACGGAACCGGCGGAACCCGGCATCCGGCCCGGGGCGGACGGAGCGACCGGGCTCCCCGTCCTGGACCCGCTCGACCACGCGATCCTGCGCACCCTGCACCGCGACCCGCGCGCACCGTTCGCCCAGATCGCCGCCGCCACCGGCGTGCACGAGCGCACCATCGCCCGCCGCCTGGAGCGGATGACCGCCACCGGCGAGGTCCGCTTCACCGCCTCGCTGCTGTCCGAGCACCTCGGCGAGGGCAGCACCGTCGAACTCGCCGTGCGCTGCGCCCCCGGCCGCCTGCACGAGACCGCGCTCGCCCTGGCCCGGCGGCCCGACACCCGCTCGGTCGAGGTCGCCACCGGCTCCCTCGACGCCTACGCCGAACTCACCGTGCCCTCGCCCGAGCACCTGCTCGCCGTGGTCGACGGCTCGATCGGTCGGCTGGACGGCGTGCTCGGCGTCCACTCCTCGGTGGTGCTGCGCCTGCTGCTCACCGCCAGCGACTGGGCGCCGTACGACGAGGAGCCGACCCCGGTGCGACGCCGGCTCGCCCAGGGCCAGCCGGCGCCGGAGCCGATCACCGTCGACGAGCTCGACCGGCAGCTGGTCCGGCTGCTCCAGGACGACGCGCGGATGTCCACCACCGCGCTGGCCCGGGCACTGAGCGTCGGCGAGACCACCGCCCGCCGCCGGCTCACCCGCCTGATGGCCTCGCACGTGCTGCACCTGCGCCTGCACGCCGAACCCGCCATCCTCGGCTACCCGGTGGAGGCCCGCTTCCGACTCACCGTCACCCCGCGCGGCCTGGACGCCGCGCTGCGCCGGCTCGCCGCGGAGCCGGCGGTCCGTCAGCTGGTCACCACCACCGGCGCGAGCAACCTGCTCGGCTACTCCAGCCACCGCACGCCCGCCGAACTCGACGGCTTCACCGCGCGCGCCCTCGCCGACCTGGACGGCGTGCTCGGCGTGGAGACCGCCCTGCTGATGCGCACCTACAAGCGCGGCTGGGTCGCGGGCCCGGGCCCTCGGGACCGCCCGGGCGCGGGCCGCGCCCCGGCGCCGCTATCCTCGCGGATGTGA